In a single window of the Sander lucioperca isolate FBNREF2018 chromosome 19, SLUC_FBN_1.2, whole genome shotgun sequence genome:
- the LOC116045413 gene encoding uncharacterized protein LOC116045413 codes for MDQIRWIIMSSFLMLLVQFTAARTFFYPIVKVGDDVTLSCENGMDDQDQCEGVVWYFVNPRNKGLTLFEHGQIQAKSDRLSVTENCSLVIKNVKHDDVGRYDCGHFRSGKLHGEDTVTALYVVSMTEQKDDDTVTLVCSVSGYNINCFHTVSWRYGETDVGVTQGSCSAIVLFLTQSHLNPKFYELLKCKVTPKDSGNVQLFSFSPPQSSSEKPGDDATTTISPTAN; via the exons ATGGATCAGATCAGATGGATTATAATGTCTTCATTTCTGATGCTGCTGGTTCAGTTTACAG CTGCTAGGACATTTTTCTACCCTATTGTCAAAGTTGGAGATGACGTCACTTTGTCTTGTGAAAATGGGATGGATGATCAGGATCAGTGTGAAGGTGTTGTCTGGTACTTCGTTAATCCAAGAAACAAAGGATTGACACTGTTTGAACACGGGCAGATTCAAGCTAAATCAGACAGACTGAGTGTTACAGAGAACTGTTCTCTGGTTATAAAGAATGTCAAACATGATGATGTTGGTCGATATGATTGCGGCCACTTCAGATCAGGAAAACTACATGGTGAAGACACAGTGACTGCTCTGTATGTTGTTTCCA TGACTGAACAGAAGGATGATGATACGGTCACCTTGGTCTGCTCTGTGTCGGGATATAACATTAATTGTTTCCACACAGTGAGCTGGCGGTATGGTGAGACTGACGTGGGGGTAACACAGGGTTCCTGTTCAGCCATTGTATTATTTTTGACACAATCTCACCTTAATCCAAAGTTTTACGAATTATTGAAATGTAAAGTGACTCCCAAAGACAGCGGAAATGTGCAGCTGTTCAGCTTCAGCCCTCCTCAGTCCTCCAGTGAGAAACCAG GTGATGATGCAACAACTACAATATCTCCGACTGCAAATTAA